GCATCTAAATATGTTTTTGGTTTTCAGACAGGAGATATTGTTACTGCAAAAGTCACAGCAGGAAAAAAAGCTGGTTCCTACATTGGAAAAGTTGCTGTGCGTTCAAGTGGCTCGTTTAATATCACAACAAAAAAACAAACAATTCAAGGAATTTCACATAAGTTTTGTAAAAAATTACATGTAAAAGATGGGTACAACTATGCTACAATTTAAAGTTACAAATTCATTCGCAATGCAACCAAGCGTCGCACGCAAGCGACTCCTTTGTCTGCTTGCAAATTCACAATTTACGCCTGCATTTCCTAACAGAAAATTGGCTCTTTTAGCTCATTTTCCTCCTCTTCCTAAAGGAAGAGCTCTCCAATTCGAGGTGTAGGATGAAACCTGATATCCATAACGAAGTAATTCAAAATGAACCTATCCAAAATGTGAACTTTATTGAAAGACGAAAAAAAGTTAAGTCTAGTATTTATTTATTACCAAATCTTATTACAGCATCTTCGCTTTTTTTTGGACTTTTAGCAATTAAATACTCTATTGATGGCAGAATGAGTGGTGATATCAAAGAATTTGTGTTTGCAGCCTATGCGATTCTTGTTGCAGGGATCTGTGATGGACTCGATGGCAGCGTTGCGCGGCTTACTCATACGCAAAGCTCATTTGGCGTGCAACTCGATTCACTTTGTGATCTGGTGTCTTTTGGCATCGCTCCTGCAGTTGTGATTTACAATTATGCGTTAAACGATTTTTTTCGCTTGGGATTTTGCGTCGCTTTTATTTATGCCGCATGTGGAGCGTTACGACTCGCACGTTTTAATGTGCAAAGCGCAATGGGTAAGACAAACGGTAGCTTTACAGGAATC
This region of Spirobacillus cienkowskii genomic DNA includes:
- the pssA gene encoding CDP-diacylglycerol--serine O-phosphatidyltransferase; translated protein: MKPDIHNEVIQNEPIQNVNFIERRKKVKSSIYLLPNLITASSLFFGLLAIKYSIDGRMSGDIKEFVFAAYAILVAGICDGLDGSVARLTHTQSSFGVQLDSLCDLVSFGIAPAVVIYNYALNDFFRLGFCVAFIYAACGALRLARFNVQSAMGKTNGSFTGIPIPMAAAPLAVFIMAQNELLSWTLETHSSWEVYLANTLTLPEVRNYTLLVITFLLALGMISTFEYLSHKSIHLPRKRPFRFLATVLIICAIFFILQFVVSLALLLVIYSIHGPILWLFTKKDKAAEEEELFEVGQHSE